A DNA window from Babylonia areolata isolate BAREFJ2019XMU chromosome 28, ASM4173473v1, whole genome shotgun sequence contains the following coding sequences:
- the LOC143301834 gene encoding uncharacterized protein LOC143301834 isoform X2, translating to MLAGRCVSLLLVMVMTVMVVSQVKAQVPHSHHHHAPPPPHHHPPPPPPGPAPMHSGPGGMPPGPPPPPPGGMPPGPPPPSARMPPGPPPPPPGMSPMGSAFSQVQSSHCRYLVDAPSPWGTNASPFKLFTRSHSGEIRRGHPVEVSVLPFYDSFKYFNFTDFALWAGPCLVYGAGPPLEPEKAGMMPMAAPTAPGPNDVSHLGVWQVFPKYAGGASTLKCNQYTRGEDTVGSFEERMLELLKAQFPFDQRLFHFHPSARHGAAFLWYPDERTMATAHSVKFIAKLKSFGHWFKLESTCWRVHRPPPRRRFNYNNYNNMMERSLDMYQNIVKMERKMERAQG from the exons ATGTTGGCTGGACGTTGCGTTTCCCTTctcctggtgatggtgatgacggtgatggtggtgagtcaGGTCAAGGCTCAGGTAccccacagtcaccaccaccacgcacccccaccaccccatcatcacccaccaccaccgccacccggCCCGGCACCCATGCATTCAGGACCGGGTGGAATGCCACCTGGacccccgccgcctcctcctGGTGGAATGCCACCCGGGCCCCCGCCACCCTCGGCCAGAATGCCACCCgggcccccgcctcccccacccggGATGTCGCCCATGGGTAGCGCCTTCTCGCAGGTGCAGAGCAGCCACTGTCGGTACCTGGTGGACGCCCCATCCCCGTGGGGTACCAACGCCAGTCCCTTCAAGCTCTTCACCAGGTCCCACTCTGGGGAGATCCGCAGAGGCCACCCGGTGGAAG TGTCGGTGCTGCCTTTCTACGACTCCTTCAAGTACTTCAACTTCACCGACTTCGCCCTGTGGGCGGGGCCCTGCCTGGTCTACGGGGCGGGGCCTCCTTTGGAGCCAGAGAAGGCGGGAATGATGCCCATGGCCGCGCCCACCGCCCCCGGCCCCAACGACGTTTCTCACTTGGGGGTGTGGCAG GTGTTCCCCAAGTACGCGGGTGGGGCCAGCACCCTGAAGTGCAACCAGTACACCCGGGGTGAGGACACGGTGGGCAGCTTCGAGGAGCGGATGCTGGAGCTGCTCAAGGCCCAGTTCCCCTTCGACCAGAGGCTCTTCCACTTCCACCCGTCCGCTCGCCACGGGGCCGCCTTTCTCTGGTACCCCGATGAGCGTACCATGGCCACCGCCCACTCCGTCAAGTTCAT AGCCAAGCTGAAGTCTTTCGGACACTGGTTCAAACTGGAGTCCACCTGCTGGCGTGTACACCGCCCCCCTCCACGACGTCGCttca